Below is a genomic region from Euzebyales bacterium.
GGTGCTGCGCCGTCTGGGGAGCCTGACCGCGCCATGTGGTGGGTGGCTCCCAGGAACGGCGGTGCGGCGCGGGACGTCACATCGCGGACGGTTCAGTCCTCGACCGACGACCGCAGCAGTGGGATGGTCCGGGTCGGGATCAGCGTCTGCAGGACGATGGTCGTGTCGACGCGGGTGACCGAATCGTCGGCGACCACGCGGTCGATCACTCGCTGAAGGTCGCTGTTGGACCGCGCGGCCACGCGGACGACGACGTCGCCGGGTCCCGTGATCGTGTGCGCCTCGAGCACCTCGGGGATGTCGACGAGGTGCTCGGTGACCGCGTCGTGGCCGAGGCCCTGGCGGATCTCCAGCGTGCACAGCGCCGTGACCGGGTAGCCAAGGCCGGCGACGTCGAGGTCGGGCCCGAAGCCGTGCAGCGTGCCGACGCGCTGCAGCCGCTGCAGGCGTGCCTGGACCGTCGCGCGCGCCACGCCGACGCGCCGTGACGCCTCGAGCACGCTGATGCGGGGCTCACGGTCGAACAACATCAGGATCGCCGCGTCGAGCTGATCGACCATCTCACCTCCATGGCTGCACATCTTGTAGAGCGAAGCGCAGATCGGCGTACACGAACTGTACAGAATGTGCAGCCGTAGATGTCGCTATTGTCAAATCGGCGATCGTTGCGCACAGTGGGAGCATGCGCCACGAGGAGGACGTTATGGCAACGCAGCTCACCGCCGCCGAGCAGAACTCGATCGACGAGCGCCGCTTGGTTGGCCTGGTCGACCACGATCCGAAGGCAGATCCGTTCCCGGTCAACGCGCTGGACGCGGTGGTGTTCGTCGTCGGCAACGCCACGCAGACGGCGCACTTCTACCAGTCGGCGTTCGGCATGGAGCTCGTGGCCTATCGCGGGCCCGAGACCGGTCACCGTGATCACAAGGCGTTCATGCTGCGCTCCGGCAGCGCCCGGTTCGTCGTCAAGGGTGGCGTGCGGCCCGACAGCCCGCTGCTGGACGACCACCGCGCGCACGGCGACGGTGTGGTCGACCTGGCCATCGACGTGCCCGACGTCGACCGCTGCATCGACCACGCACGTGCGCAGGG
It encodes:
- a CDS encoding Lrp/AsnC family transcriptional regulator, whose protein sequence is MVDQLDAAILMLFDREPRISVLEASRRVGVARATVQARLQRLQRVGTLHGFGPDLDVAGLGYPVTALCTLEIRQGLGHDAVTEHLVDIPEVLEAHTITGPGDVVVRVAARSNSDLQRVIDRVVADDSVTRVDTTIVLQTLIPTRTIPLLRSSVED